The Candidatus Polarisedimenticolaceae bacterium genome has a window encoding:
- a CDS encoding methylmalonyl-CoA mutase family protein: protein MSDDRKERPVRFTTVSDMPIEPLYGPAALEPGFRYEEKLGDPGEYPYTRGIHPTMYRGRLWTMRQFAGFGSAEDTNARFHYLLGQGQTGLSVAFDLPTLMGRDSDDAMARGEVGKEGVAIDTLADMEILFGGIPLDQVSTSMTINAPASVIFCMYLAVAEKQGVPFEKLRGTLQNDILKEYIAQKEWIYPPRPSLALITDMMAFCTRRVPQWNTISISGYHIREAGSTAVQELAFTLADGIGYVKAGIDAGLDVDTFAPRLSFFFNSHNDFFEEIAKMRAARRIWARVMRERFGAKSPRSWMLRFHTQTAGCSLTAQQPLNNIARVTVQALAAVLGGTQSLHTDSFDESLALPTEQAVTVALRTQQILAEESGIVNTADPLGGSWFVEALTDKVEAEALDYIRRIDEMGGIVAAIERGFPQKEIADASYRYQRQVDSGEKTIVGVNKYVQRDEKRPEILKIGHEVEPAQLRRLADVRARRDDARLRTALAELRRAAERGENTMPPMLEAVRAYGTVQEISESLVPVYGTYREVSIL from the coding sequence ATGAGCGACGACCGCAAGGAACGGCCGGTGCGCTTCACGACGGTGTCCGACATGCCGATCGAGCCGCTGTACGGGCCGGCAGCGCTCGAGCCCGGCTTCCGCTACGAGGAGAAGCTCGGCGATCCGGGTGAGTATCCCTACACGCGCGGCATCCACCCGACGATGTACCGCGGCCGCCTCTGGACGATGCGGCAGTTCGCCGGATTCGGATCCGCCGAGGACACCAACGCGCGTTTCCACTACCTGCTCGGCCAGGGGCAGACGGGTCTATCGGTGGCCTTCGACCTGCCGACGCTGATGGGCCGCGACAGCGATGACGCGATGGCGCGCGGCGAGGTGGGGAAGGAAGGGGTCGCGATCGACACCCTGGCGGACATGGAGATCCTCTTCGGCGGGATCCCGCTCGACCAGGTCTCCACGTCGATGACGATCAACGCCCCGGCGTCGGTGATCTTCTGCATGTACCTCGCGGTCGCCGAGAAACAGGGCGTGCCGTTCGAGAAGCTGCGCGGGACCCTCCAGAACGACATCCTCAAGGAGTACATCGCGCAGAAGGAGTGGATCTACCCGCCGCGGCCGAGCCTGGCGCTCATCACGGACATGATGGCGTTCTGCACCCGCCGGGTCCCGCAGTGGAACACGATCTCCATCTCCGGCTATCACATCCGCGAGGCCGGCTCGACGGCGGTCCAGGAGCTCGCGTTCACGCTCGCCGACGGCATCGGCTACGTGAAGGCCGGAATCGACGCCGGCCTCGACGTCGACACCTTCGCCCCGCGCCTGTCGTTCTTCTTCAACTCGCACAACGACTTCTTCGAGGAGATCGCCAAGATGCGCGCCGCCCGCCGCATCTGGGCCCGCGTGATGCGTGAGCGGTTCGGGGCGAAAAGCCCCCGGTCGTGGATGCTCCGGTTCCACACCCAAACCGCCGGGTGCTCGCTCACGGCGCAGCAGCCCCTCAACAACATCGCGCGCGTGACCGTCCAGGCGCTCGCCGCCGTCCTCGGGGGAACGCAGTCGCTGCACACCGATTCGTTCGACGAGAGTCTCGCGCTCCCGACCGAGCAGGCCGTGACGGTCGCGCTGCGCACGCAGCAGATCCTCGCGGAGGAGTCGGGGATCGTGAACACCGCCGACCCCTTGGGCGGATCGTGGTTCGTCGAGGCGCTGACCGACAAGGTCGAGGCCGAGGCGCTCGACTACATCCGGCGCATCGACGAGATGGGGGGGATCGTGGCCGCGATCGAGCGGGGCTTCCCGCAGAAGGAGATCGCGGACGCATCGTACCGCTACCAGCGCCAGGTCGACTCGGGAGAAAAGACGATCGTCGGCGTGAACAAGTACGTGCAGCGCGACGAGAAACGCCCCGAGATCCTCAAGATCGGCCACGAGGTCGAGCCCGCGCAGCTCCGGAGGCTCGCCGACGTGCGCGCGCGGCGGGACGACGCACGGCTGCGGACGGCGCTGGCCGAGCTTCGGCGCGCCGCCGAGCGCGGGGAGAACACGATGCCGCCGATGCTCGAGGCGGTCCGCGCCTACGGGACCGTTCAGGAAATCAGCGAGAGCCTCGTGCCGGTCTACGGCACCTATCGCGAGGTCTCGATCCTCTAG
- a CDS encoding cobalamin B12-binding domain-containing protein, with protein MSEERRLRLLVGKVGLDGHDRGAKIIARAFRDAGFEVIYTGLHQTPEMVVQTAIQEDVDAVSLSILSGAHNYLFPRVLELLRERGASDVAVFGGGIVPDEDIPGLKAAGVLEIFTPGTSTEAAVEWVKANVRPRRL; from the coding sequence GTGTCCGAGGAACGTCGCTTGCGCCTTCTCGTCGGCAAGGTCGGCCTCGACGGGCACGACCGGGGAGCCAAGATCATCGCGCGCGCCTTCCGCGACGCCGGATTCGAGGTCATCTACACGGGCCTGCATCAGACCCCCGAGATGGTCGTGCAGACCGCGATCCAGGAGGACGTGGACGCCGTCTCCCTGTCGATCCTCTCGGGAGCGCACAACTACCTCTTCCCGCGCGTGCTCGAGCTGCTCCGGGAACGCGGGGCCTCGGACGTGGCCGTCTTCGGAGGAGGCATCGTCCCCGACGAGGACATCCCCGGACTGAAGGCGGCCGGCGTCCTCGAGATCTTCACCCCGGGGACCTCCACGGAGGCCGCCGTGGAGTGGGTGAAGGCGAACGTCCGCCCCCGGCGGCTCTGA
- a CDS encoding response regulator encodes MRRTLLIADDSVTIRKVVEITFADSDLRVETAGSGQEALDKIARLRPDLVLADVVMPEPAGYEICRVVKASEHPVPVVLLAGTFEPFDADRAAACGADAHLVKPFDTKTLVDEVARLLAPRGIPAPVVLPLAEEEDELEAVLDEMAGRVRPEPEPPRAPEPVVEAVPASAEPAPAPAEPVPAPERTLTDADVEAIARLVVAKLSEPILREIAWEVVPDLAEAIVRERLRQLERDEREVR; translated from the coding sequence ATGCGCCGCACGCTGCTGATCGCCGACGACAGCGTCACGATCCGCAAGGTCGTCGAGATCACCTTCGCCGACTCCGACCTCCGCGTGGAGACGGCCGGTTCGGGGCAGGAGGCGCTCGACAAGATCGCGCGCCTGAGACCCGACCTCGTCCTCGCCGACGTCGTGATGCCCGAGCCCGCGGGATACGAGATCTGCCGCGTCGTGAAGGCCTCCGAGCATCCCGTTCCCGTCGTGCTCCTCGCGGGCACCTTCGAGCCCTTCGACGCCGATCGCGCGGCCGCCTGCGGGGCCGATGCCCATCTCGTGAAGCCCTTCGACACGAAGACCCTCGTCGACGAGGTGGCGCGCCTGCTCGCGCCGCGGGGGATTCCCGCCCCGGTCGTCCTCCCCCTCGCCGAGGAGGAAGACGAGCTCGAGGCCGTGCTCGACGAGATGGCGGGACGGGTGCGCCCGGAGCCCGAGCCGCCGCGAGCGCCCGAGCCGGTCGTCGAGGCGGTGCCGGCGTCCGCCGAGCCGGCGCCCGCGCCCGCCGAGCCGGTTCCCGCGCCCGAGCGCACGCTCACCGACGCCGACGTGGAGGCGATCGCGAGGCTCGTGGTCGCGAAACTCTCCGAACCGATCCTCCGCGAGATCGCGTGGGAGGTCGTCCCGGACCTGGCGGAAGCCATCGTCCGCGAGCGCCTGCGCCAGCTCGAGCGGGACGAACGCGAGGTCCGCTGA
- a CDS encoding valine--tRNA ligase: MAIDKEFRPEQFEPRWREAWESSGIFRAGREGAGEPFCMVIPPPNVTGNLHVGHVLVYTLHDVMARWRRMQGRDVLWLPGTDHAGIATQMVVERELAKEGKDRLGLGREAFVARVWEWKETYARRITGALRDLGSSVDWSRERFTMDEGLSRAVREVFVRLYREGLIYRDRYIVNWCPRCHTAISDLEVVHEQKNGKLWTVRYPDASGRGKGVQVATTRPETMLGDVAIAVHPDDERYRGVVGRQVSLPLTGRTIPIVADAFVDPAFGTGAVKITPAHDPNDFAAARRLGLGEIVVIDPLGKMTSEAGEFAGLDRFQARKRVLQKLEEQGLLVETRDHVHAVGHCQRCHTVVEPLVSTQWFVKIEPLARPAIEAVEAGRIEFVPGTWSKTYFEWMRNIHDWCISRQLWWGHRIPAWYCDACGTVEVSEADLTACSRCGGALRQDEDVLDTWFSSALWPFSTLGWPGATPDLARYYPTNLLITGFDIIFFWVARMIMMGLKFQEEVPFRQVYIHGLVRDAQGQKMAKTKGNAIDPAELQSKYGTDAMRFTMAILAAPGNDIPLAHERMEGYRAFANKLWNACRFVMMKVGEDPPRERWDPGSLALVDRWILSRTHAVTAEVDRALEQFRYDHAADALYHFVWHEFCDWYIELVKPDLADDADPARVATARAVLLDVLDTILRLLHPFMPFVTEELWQKFPHEGTLLAAASWPKADPALADAKAERDVELLQELVVKIRNLRAETGIDPSRRVEVRMHATSPRNARLLEDQARLVATLVKAGKVEVLPEIPSSLVAARGIARGIEIAIPLEGLLDFDAERKRLSKDLEKIVADVDVRSRKLNNESFLERAPADVVEKERAAHRELLERKKKLEATLAALGGR; this comes from the coding sequence ATGGCGATCGACAAGGAATTCCGGCCCGAGCAGTTCGAACCCCGTTGGCGCGAGGCGTGGGAGTCCTCCGGGATCTTCCGCGCGGGGCGCGAGGGCGCGGGGGAGCCGTTCTGCATGGTCATCCCTCCCCCCAACGTGACGGGGAACCTCCACGTCGGCCATGTGCTCGTCTACACGCTGCACGACGTCATGGCGCGCTGGCGCCGGATGCAGGGGCGCGACGTGTTGTGGCTCCCCGGCACCGACCACGCGGGGATCGCCACGCAGATGGTGGTCGAACGCGAGCTCGCCAAGGAGGGCAAGGACCGCCTCGGTTTGGGGCGCGAGGCGTTCGTCGCGCGCGTCTGGGAATGGAAGGAGACCTACGCCCGGCGGATCACCGGCGCCTTGCGGGACCTCGGCTCGAGCGTGGACTGGTCCCGCGAGCGGTTCACGATGGACGAAGGGCTCTCGCGCGCCGTGCGCGAGGTCTTCGTCCGACTCTACCGCGAGGGCCTGATCTACCGGGACCGGTACATCGTCAACTGGTGCCCGCGCTGTCACACGGCGATCTCCGACCTCGAGGTCGTGCACGAGCAGAAGAACGGCAAGCTCTGGACGGTGCGGTACCCCGACGCCTCCGGCCGCGGCAAGGGGGTCCAGGTCGCGACGACGAGGCCCGAGACGATGCTCGGGGACGTCGCGATCGCGGTGCATCCGGACGACGAGCGCTACCGGGGTGTGGTCGGCAGACAGGTCTCCCTCCCGCTGACCGGACGCACGATCCCCATCGTGGCGGACGCGTTCGTCGATCCCGCGTTCGGCACGGGGGCGGTGAAGATCACCCCCGCGCACGACCCCAACGACTTCGCCGCGGCCCGGCGGCTCGGCCTCGGGGAGATCGTCGTCATCGATCCGCTCGGCAAGATGACCTCCGAGGCGGGGGAGTTCGCGGGGCTCGACCGGTTCCAGGCGCGCAAACGCGTGCTCCAGAAGCTCGAGGAGCAGGGGCTCCTCGTCGAGACCCGGGACCACGTCCACGCCGTGGGCCACTGCCAGCGCTGCCACACCGTGGTGGAGCCGCTGGTCTCCACGCAGTGGTTCGTGAAGATCGAGCCGCTCGCGCGTCCCGCGATCGAGGCGGTCGAGGCCGGCCGCATCGAGTTCGTGCCCGGCACCTGGTCGAAGACCTACTTCGAGTGGATGCGCAACATCCACGACTGGTGCATCTCGCGCCAGCTCTGGTGGGGACACCGGATCCCCGCCTGGTACTGCGACGCATGCGGCACCGTCGAGGTGAGCGAGGCCGACCTCACGGCCTGCTCCCGCTGCGGCGGAGCCCTCCGCCAGGACGAGGACGTCCTCGACACGTGGTTCTCGTCGGCGCTGTGGCCGTTCTCCACGCTCGGCTGGCCGGGCGCGACGCCCGATCTCGCGCGTTACTACCCGACGAACCTGCTGATCACCGGGTTCGACATCATCTTCTTCTGGGTCGCCCGGATGATCATGATGGGCCTCAAGTTCCAGGAGGAGGTTCCCTTCCGTCAGGTCTACATCCACGGCCTCGTGCGCGACGCGCAGGGCCAGAAGATGGCGAAGACCAAGGGGAACGCGATCGATCCCGCCGAGCTCCAGTCCAAGTACGGCACCGACGCGATGCGCTTCACGATGGCGATCCTCGCGGCCCCCGGGAACGACATCCCCCTCGCCCACGAGCGGATGGAGGGGTACCGCGCCTTCGCGAACAAGCTCTGGAACGCCTGCCGGTTCGTGATGATGAAGGTCGGCGAGGATCCGCCGCGCGAGCGCTGGGATCCGGGCTCGCTCGCGCTCGTCGACCGCTGGATCCTCTCGCGCACGCATGCCGTGACCGCAGAGGTGGACCGCGCCCTCGAGCAGTTCCGCTACGACCACGCCGCCGACGCCCTCTACCACTTCGTCTGGCACGAGTTCTGCGACTGGTACATCGAGCTCGTGAAGCCCGACCTCGCCGACGACGCCGACCCGGCGCGCGTGGCGACCGCCCGCGCGGTGCTGCTCGACGTCCTCGACACGATCCTCCGGCTCCTCCACCCGTTCATGCCGTTCGTGACGGAGGAGCTCTGGCAGAAGTTCCCGCACGAGGGAACGCTCCTCGCCGCGGCGTCCTGGCCGAAGGCGGACCCCGCGCTCGCCGACGCGAAGGCGGAGCGCGACGTCGAGCTGCTCCAGGAGCTCGTCGTGAAGATCCGCAACCTGCGCGCGGAGACGGGGATCGACCCGTCGCGCCGCGTGGAGGTGCGGATGCACGCGACGAGCCCCAGGAACGCGCGCCTGCTCGAGGACCAGGCGCGCCTCGTCGCCACTCTCGTCAAGGCGGGAAAGGTCGAGGTCCTTCCCGAGATTCCTTCGTCCCTCGTCGCCGCCCGGGGGATCGCGCGCGGGATCGAGATCGCGATTCCGCTCGAGGGGCTGCTCGACTTCGATGCCGAGCGCAAGCGGCTCTCGAAGGACCTCGAGAAGATCGTCGCCGACGTCGACGTCCGATCGCGCAAGCTCAACAACGAGTCCTTCCTCGAGCGCGCCCCGGCCGACGTCGTCGAGAAGGAGCGCGCCGCGCACCGGGAGCTGCTCGAGCGGAAGAAGAAGCTCGAGGCGACGCTCGCGGCGCTCGGCGGGCGGTGA
- the nadC gene encoding carboxylating nicotinate-nucleotide diphosphorylase, whose translation MSAGPAPDREAVRRVVRAALDEDLGASGDLTGRAVVPEGARGRAVLVAREPLVVAGVPVAVEVFRALDPAVVVEDRREDGSAAAAGDALLVVSGLARALLAGERTALNLLQRLCGIASAARAAVEEVAGTGATILDTRKTAPGLRMLDKYAVACGGATNHRYGLHDAVMIKDTHLAIAGPIGRAVRLALDAGVPPQAITVEVATPEAMEEAIAAGAGRVLLDNMDLATLRRCVTRGKGRAVLEASGGLRPGALREVAETGVDCLSVGALTHSVRSADLAMDLEPLA comes from the coding sequence GTGAGCGCGGGACCGGCCCCCGACCGCGAGGCGGTGCGCCGCGTCGTGCGCGCCGCCCTCGACGAGGACCTCGGCGCCTCCGGCGACCTGACGGGACGTGCGGTCGTCCCCGAGGGGGCGCGGGGCCGCGCCGTCCTCGTGGCCCGGGAGCCGCTGGTCGTGGCCGGCGTCCCCGTCGCCGTCGAGGTCTTCCGCGCGCTCGACCCCGCGGTCGTCGTGGAGGACCGGCGGGAGGACGGAAGCGCCGCCGCGGCGGGGGACGCCCTCCTGGTCGTCTCCGGCCTCGCGCGGGCGCTCCTCGCGGGGGAGCGAACCGCCCTCAACCTGCTCCAGCGCCTGTGCGGCATCGCTTCGGCGGCGCGCGCGGCGGTGGAGGAGGTCGCCGGGACCGGGGCGACGATCCTCGACACGCGGAAGACCGCCCCCGGCCTCCGGATGCTCGACAAATACGCCGTGGCTTGCGGCGGGGCGACCAATCACCGTTACGGGCTCCACGACGCCGTGATGATCAAGGACACGCACCTGGCCATCGCGGGGCCGATCGGGCGGGCCGTGAGGCTCGCTCTCGACGCGGGCGTCCCGCCGCAGGCGATCACGGTGGAGGTGGCGACCCCCGAGGCGATGGAGGAGGCCATCGCCGCCGGAGCGGGACGTGTCCTGCTCGACAACATGGACCTCGCGACGCTGCGGCGCTGCGTGACGCGGGGGAAGGGGCGCGCGGTCCTCGAGGCCTCCGGGGGACTGCGGCCGGGGGCCCTGCGCGAGGTGGCCGAAACCGGGGTCGACTGCCTGAGCGTCGGCGCGCTCACCCATTCGGTGCGGTCCGCGGACCTCGCGATGGATCTGGAGCCGCTGGCGTGA
- a CDS encoding biotin--[acetyl-CoA-carboxylase] ligase — MIDDLAFVSRVIRLERTGSTNDDLRRLAAAGAPEGTVVIAGAQDAGRGRLGRAWHSAPGLGLYLSVLLRPRRPVAEAPRWALAAAAAGAEACEDLGVRGVEVKWPNDLLLDDRKLAGFLSEMRALPDGSTELVLGAGFNVAHRAEDFPAELGPFATSLALALGGEAPARERVAESFLSRLASFAPALAEGRFDEVAARWSARAPRAAGARVRVRDPDGDYEAVTRGLAPDGALRVERDDGTRATLHSVDVLVSWETGHAAGGGCR, encoded by the coding sequence GTGATCGACGATCTCGCGTTCGTCTCGCGCGTGATCCGTCTCGAGCGCACCGGCTCCACAAACGACGACCTGCGCCGCCTCGCGGCCGCCGGGGCGCCCGAGGGGACCGTGGTGATCGCGGGTGCGCAAGACGCCGGACGCGGCCGTCTGGGACGGGCGTGGCACAGCGCGCCGGGCCTCGGCTTGTACCTGTCCGTGCTCCTGCGTCCCCGGCGCCCCGTCGCCGAGGCGCCGCGATGGGCGTTGGCGGCCGCGGCGGCGGGGGCGGAGGCCTGCGAGGACCTGGGTGTCCGCGGGGTGGAGGTGAAGTGGCCGAACGACCTCCTCCTCGACGACCGCAAGCTCGCCGGGTTCCTCTCGGAGATGCGCGCGCTCCCGGATGGTTCGACCGAGCTCGTCCTCGGTGCGGGGTTCAACGTCGCCCACCGCGCGGAGGACTTCCCTGCGGAGCTCGGCCCCTTCGCGACCTCGCTGGCCCTCGCGCTCGGCGGGGAGGCCCCGGCGCGCGAGCGCGTCGCCGAGTCGTTCCTGTCCCGGCTCGCGTCGTTCGCACCGGCGCTCGCCGAGGGGCGTTTCGACGAGGTCGCCGCGCGCTGGAGCGCGCGCGCCCCCCGCGCGGCGGGAGCCCGCGTGCGCGTCCGCGACCCGGACGGCGATTACGAGGCGGTGACGCGCGGTCTCGCCCCCGACGGAGCGCTCCGCGTGGAGCGCGACGACGGAACCCGCGCTACCCTGCATTCGGTCGACGTCCTTGTGTCTTGGGAGACGGGGCATGCTGCTGGCGGTGGATGTCGGTAA
- a CDS encoding type III pantothenate kinase — translation MLLAVDVGNTHTVLGLFDGDALRADWRIASRKDATADETGIVWRQLFAAVGLDPSDVDGMIVSSVVPDLDRMIDAVGRRYFGAEPLFVAPGVKTGLPILYDNPHEVGADRIVNAVAAVRKYGAPVIVLDFGTATTFDVVSPRGEYLGGVIAPGLGISAEALFNRAARLARVEVREPARVIGRTTQESIQSGLFHGYVGLVEGLVRRLRAELGVEAPVVATGGVAPVFKDALGFLDAVDPGLTLEGLRLIWEKNRR, via the coding sequence ATGCTGCTGGCGGTGGATGTCGGTAACACCCACACGGTCCTGGGCCTGTTCGACGGCGACGCCCTTCGGGCGGACTGGCGGATCGCCTCGCGCAAGGACGCGACGGCGGACGAGACGGGCATCGTGTGGCGCCAGCTGTTCGCGGCCGTCGGACTCGACCCGTCGGACGTGGACGGGATGATCGTCTCCTCCGTCGTCCCGGATCTCGACCGGATGATCGACGCGGTGGGGCGGCGGTACTTCGGAGCCGAGCCGCTGTTCGTCGCCCCCGGCGTGAAGACGGGGCTTCCGATCCTGTACGACAATCCGCACGAGGTGGGCGCCGACCGGATCGTCAATGCGGTCGCCGCCGTGCGGAAGTACGGCGCGCCGGTGATCGTCCTCGACTTCGGAACCGCCACGACCTTCGACGTGGTGAGCCCTCGCGGCGAGTACCTGGGCGGGGTGATCGCCCCCGGGCTCGGCATCTCGGCGGAGGCGCTGTTCAACCGCGCGGCGCGACTCGCGCGCGTGGAGGTGCGCGAGCCCGCGCGCGTCATCGGCCGCACGACCCAGGAGAGCATCCAGTCGGGGCTCTTCCACGGTTACGTCGGCCTCGTCGAGGGGCTGGTGCGGCGGCTCCGCGCGGAGTTGGGCGTCGAAGCCCCGGTCGTGGCGACCGGGGGCGTGGCGCCGGTCTTCAAGGACGCCCTCGGCTTCCTCGACGCCGTCGACCCGGGACTCACCCTCGAGGGGCTTCGACTGATCTGGGAGAAAAACCGCCGTTGA